A genomic region of Saccopteryx bilineata isolate mSacBil1 chromosome 1, mSacBil1_pri_phased_curated, whole genome shotgun sequence contains the following coding sequences:
- the ANKRA2 gene encoding ankyrin repeat family A protein 2 has protein sequence MATSANLDLGAQLIVEECPSNYSLTGMPDIKIEHQLDSNAEEGSAQGVAMGMKFILPNRFDMNVCSRFVKSLNEEDSKNIQDQVNSDLEVASVLFKAECNIHTSPSPGIQVRHVYTPSTTKHFSPIKQSTTLTNKHRGNEVSTTPLLANSLSVHQLAAQGEMLYLATRIEQENVINHTDEEGFTPLMWAAAHGQIAVVEFLLQNGADPQLLGKGRESALSLACSKGYTDIVKMLLDCGVDVNEYDWNGGTPLLYAVHGNHVKCVKMLLENGADPTIETDSGYNSMDLAVALGYRSVQQVIESHLLKLLQNIKE, from the exons ATGGCTACATCAGCAAATCTGGATCTTGGAGCCCAGCTGATAGTGGAAGAGTGTCCCAGCAATTATAGTCTAACTGGCATGCCAGACATTAAAATAGAACATCAGCTGGACTCAAATGCAGAAGAAGGATCAGCTCAGGGTGTTGCCATGGGAATGAAATTCATATTGCCTAACCGATTTGATATGAATGTGTGTTCACGATTTGTGAAGTCCTTGAATGAAGAGGATAGTAAAAATATTCAAGATCAGGTTAACTCTGACCTGGAGGTGGCATCTGTCCTATTTAAAG ctgaATGCAATATCCATACATCTCCTTCTCCGGGAATCCAAGTGAGGCATGTCTACACCCCATCTACGACAAAGCACTTCTCACCCATAAAACAGTCAACTACCTTAACCAACAAACACAGAGGAAATGAGGTTTCAACCACACCCTTGTTAGCAAATT CTTTGTCCGTTCACCAGCTAGCTGCTCAGGGAGAGATGCTCTACCTGGCTACCCGTATTGAACAAG aaaatgttaTCAATCACACGGATGAAGAAGGATTTACTCCTCTGATGTGGGCAGCAGCACACGGGCAAATAGCTGTGGTAGAGTTTCTACTTCAGAAT GGTGCTGATCCCCAGCTTTTAGGGAAAGGTCGAGAAAGTGCACTGTCTCTGGCCTGTAGTAAAGGCTACACAGATATTGTCAAAATGCTGCTTGATTGTGGAGTTGATGTAAATGAATACGATTGG AATGGAGGCACACCTTTGCTTTATGCTGTACATGGAAATCATGTGAAATGTGTAAAAATGCTCCTAG AAAATGGAGCTGACCCAACAATTGAAACTGACTCTGGATATAATTCTATGGATTTAGCTGTAGCCCTGGGCTATAGAAGTG TTCAACAGGTTATTGAGTCACATTTGTTGAAGCTGCTTCAAAATATCAAGGAGTAG